One Kitasatospora sp. NBC_01287 DNA window includes the following coding sequences:
- a CDS encoding DUF4132 domain-containing protein — MAWLAAGDYEVTLDQDGTVACRNKAGRRLKAVPPKLKGDPAVARLGQFTEWLAAHERQCEADVERWMVRSLPVPAAVLTAVWPDPAWQAVLRDLVVTGADGAVAGFLRGAEAERGIGVVDLDGDTVRLTDTEIRIPHPVLLEELAELREFAVELGVDQRLHQLHREVWRRPAGLDQQATQLDSYAGGRYPSQRELLGRCARLGYRVRGGYAIVQLADGAQVVEARSWLGDYYDYDQGETGPLSWSGPGGRAIPLAEVGPVAWSEGVRMAAALYAGRTVEGEESV, encoded by the coding sequence ATGGCGTGGTTGGCAGCGGGTGACTACGAAGTCACCCTGGACCAGGACGGCACCGTGGCGTGCCGTAACAAGGCCGGGCGGCGGCTCAAGGCGGTGCCGCCCAAGCTGAAGGGCGATCCGGCCGTCGCCCGGCTGGGCCAGTTCACCGAGTGGCTGGCCGCCCACGAGCGGCAGTGCGAGGCCGACGTCGAGCGGTGGATGGTGCGCTCGCTGCCGGTGCCCGCCGCGGTGCTGACGGCGGTGTGGCCCGATCCGGCCTGGCAGGCGGTGCTGCGCGACCTGGTGGTGACGGGGGCGGACGGCGCGGTGGCCGGGTTCCTGCGCGGCGCGGAGGCGGAGCGCGGCATCGGCGTGGTCGACCTCGACGGGGACACCGTGCGCCTGACCGACACCGAGATCCGCATACCGCACCCGGTGCTGCTCGAAGAGCTGGCCGAGCTAAGGGAGTTCGCCGTCGAGCTGGGTGTCGACCAGCGGCTGCACCAGCTGCACCGCGAGGTCTGGCGGCGCCCGGCGGGCCTGGACCAGCAGGCCACCCAGTTGGACAGCTACGCGGGCGGCCGCTACCCGAGCCAGCGCGAGTTGCTGGGCCGGTGCGCCCGCCTGGGCTACCGGGTCCGCGGCGGCTACGCGATCGTCCAACTGGCCGACGGCGCGCAGGTGGTGGAGGCCCGCTCCTGGCTGGGCGACTACTACGACTACGACCAGGGCGAGACCGGCCCGCTCAGCTGGTCCGGGCCCGGCGGGCGCGCGATACCGCTGGCCGAGGTCGGCCCGGTCGCCTGGTCCGAAGGCGTCCGGATGGCCGCCGCACTGTACGCCGGCCGCACGGTCGAAGGGGAGGAGTCGGTATGA
- a CDS encoding trans-aconitate 2-methyltransferase: MTSEGHVNAARSKVFGEVAELYDAARPGYAEAMVAEVLAYAALGGRAAVEVGAGTGKATVPFAALGIPLVCVEPDARMAGVLRHNTADYPNVRVEVGDFEQWQPGGRHYGLLFAASAWHFLDRDRRWDLVHAALAPGGAVALVRNPHGIHDAGLRAELARIGDRHGITGSPHRFLARDLSGDEPGNWDPAWPDAECRQDGRFTDLRSVRFRQDLRYDTDRYLGHLASLSAYRILPDDHREQALTEAGRLLDAQGGGIDVHQITDLFLARAL; the protein is encoded by the coding sequence ATGACCTCAGAGGGACACGTCAACGCGGCCCGTAGCAAGGTCTTCGGTGAGGTGGCTGAGCTCTACGATGCCGCCCGCCCCGGCTACGCGGAGGCGATGGTCGCGGAGGTCTTGGCGTACGCGGCTCTCGGGGGCCGTGCGGCTGTTGAGGTCGGCGCGGGCACCGGGAAGGCCACCGTGCCGTTCGCCGCGCTGGGGATTCCGCTGGTGTGTGTCGAGCCCGACGCGCGCATGGCCGGGGTGCTGCGACACAACACCGCCGACTATCCGAACGTCCGGGTCGAGGTCGGCGACTTCGAGCAGTGGCAACCTGGCGGGCGGCACTACGGTTTGTTGTTCGCCGCCTCCGCCTGGCATTTTCTGGATCGTGACCGGCGCTGGGACCTGGTCCATGCCGCGCTCGCACCCGGTGGTGCGGTGGCACTGGTCAGGAACCCGCACGGGATCCATGACGCCGGATTGCGTGCCGAACTCGCGCGCATCGGAGACCGTCACGGCATCACCGGCTCACCGCACCGCTTCCTGGCCCGCGACCTTTCCGGTGACGAGCCCGGGAACTGGGACCCGGCATGGCCCGATGCCGAGTGCCGCCAGGACGGCCGCTTCACCGACCTGCGATCGGTCCGGTTCCGGCAGGACCTGCGGTACGACACCGACCGCTACCTCGGTCACCTCGCCTCGCTGTCCGCCTATCGCATCCTGCCCGACGACCATCGCGAACAGGCACTGACCGAAGCCGGCCGCCTGCTCGACGCCCAGGGCGGCGGAATCGACGTACACCAGATCACCGACCTCTTCCTCGCCCGCGCCCTGTGA
- a CDS encoding RidA family protein: MTERRAILSGSTFEEQIGYARAVVDGDRVHVSGTTGFDYATMTIPDDVVAQAEQCLRNVAAALAAAGCSFADVVRVRYLLPERADFEPCWPVLRRCFGEVRPAATMLVCGLADPRMRIEIEVDARRPER; the protein is encoded by the coding sequence ATGACAGAGCGACGCGCGATCCTCAGCGGTTCGACCTTCGAGGAGCAGATCGGCTACGCCCGGGCCGTGGTCGACGGCGACCGGGTGCACGTCTCCGGCACGACCGGCTTCGACTACGCGACGATGACGATCCCGGACGACGTGGTGGCCCAGGCCGAGCAGTGCCTGCGCAACGTCGCAGCCGCGCTCGCGGCGGCGGGCTGCTCCTTCGCGGACGTCGTCCGGGTGCGCTACCTGCTGCCCGAGCGCGCCGACTTCGAGCCCTGCTGGCCGGTGCTGCGGCGCTGCTTCGGCGAGGTGCGGCCGGCCGCGACGATGCTGGTCTGCGGGCTGGCCGACCCCCGGATGAGGATCGAGATCGAGGTCGACGCCCGACGCCCGGAACGCTAG